A genomic segment from Deltaproteobacteria bacterium encodes:
- a CDS encoding response regulator transcription factor has translation TKRERQVLKLIGEGHKNKEIADYLFISLKTVEKHRANLMKKLNLHNASALTAYAMEKGLITK, from the coding sequence ACCAAACGGGAACGACAAGTGCTGAAGCTGATTGGTGAAGGGCATAAGAACAAAGAAATTGCAGACTATCTTTTTATAAGCTTGAAAACAGTAGAAAAACACCGGGCCAACCTTATGAAAAAGTTAAACCTTCACAACGCCTCCGCATTGACAGCCTATGCCATGGAAAAAGGGCTGATCACCAAATAG